In the genome of Muntiacus reevesi chromosome 5, mMunRee1.1, whole genome shotgun sequence, one region contains:
- the REN gene encoding renin isoform X2, translated as MPLWGLLLVLWGSYTFSLPADTAAFRRIFLKKMPSVWESLKERGVDMARLGAEWSQLSKTLSFGNRTSPVVLTNYLDAQYYGEIGIGTPPQTFKVIFDTGSANLWVPSTKCSPLYTACEIHSLYNSLESSSYVENGTEFTIHYGSGKVKGFLSQDLVTVGGITVTQTFGEVTELPLMPFMLAKFDGVLGMGFPAQAVGGVTPVFDHILAQRVLTEDVFSVYYSRNSHLLGGEIVLGGSDPQYYQENFHYVSISKPGSWQIRMKGVSVRSTTLLCEEGCMVVVDTGASYISGPTSSLRLLMEALGAKELSTDEYVVNCNQMPTLPDISFHLGGKAYTLTSADYVLRDPYNSDDLCTLALHGMDIPPPTGPVWVLGATFIRKFYTEFDRRNNRIGFALAR; from the exons ATGCCTCTCTGGGGACTCCTGCTGGTGCTCTGGGGCTCCTACACCTTCAGTCTCCCTGCAGACACTGCTGCCTTCAGACG GATCTTCCTCAAGAAGATGCCCTCGGTCTGGGAAAGCCTGAAGGAGCGAGGCGTGGACATGGCCCGGCTGGGTGCTGAGTGGAGCCAGCTCAGCAAGACTCTCTCCTTTGGCAACCGCACCTCCCCTGTGGTCCTCACCAACTACCTGGAC GCCCAGTACTACGGTGAGATCGGCATCGGCACCCCACCACAGACCTTCAAAGTCATCTTTGACACGGGCTCCGCCAACCTCTGGGTGCCTTCCACCAAGTGCAGCCCCCTGTACACAGCCTGTG AGATCCACAGCCTCTACAACTCCCTGGAATCCTCCAGCTATGTGGAGAATGGGACGGAGTTCACCATCCACTACGGATCCGGGAAGGTCAAAGGTTTCCTGAGCCAGGACCTGGTGACT GTGGGTGGGATCACAGTCACACAGACCTTTGGCGAGGTCACGGAGCTGCCCCTGATGCCCTTCATGCTGGCCAAATTTGACGGCGTCCTGGGCATGGGCTTCCCCGCCCAGGCCGTCGGCGGCGTCACCCCTGTCTTTGACCACATCCTCGCCCAGCGGGTGCTGACGGAGGACGTCTTCTCTGTCTACTACAGCAG GAATTCCCACTTGCTAGGGGGCGAGATCGTGCTGGGAGGCAGTGACCCCCAGTATTACCAAGAGAACTTCCACTACGTGAGCATCAGCAAGCCTGGCTCCTGGCAGATCAGAATGAAAGG GGTGTCTGTGCGGTCGACCACCTTACTCTGTGAGGAGGGCTGCATGGTCGTAGTGGATACTGGTGCATCTTACATCTCGGGCCCCACCAGCTCCCTGAGACTGCTCATGGAGGCCTTGGGGGCCAAGGAGCTGAGCACGGATGAA tatgtcGTGAACTGTAACCAGATGCCCACACTCCCCGACATCTCCTTCCACCTTGGAGGCAAAGCCTACACACTCACCAGCGCGGACTATGTGTTACGG GACCCCTACAATAGTGATGATCTGTGCACACTGGCCCTGCACGGTATGGACATCCCACCACCCACTGGACCAGTCTGGGTCCTGGGTGCCACCTTCATCCGCAAGTTCTACACGGAGTTTGATCGGCGTAACAATCGCATCGGCTTTGCCCTTGCCCGCTGA
- the REN gene encoding renin isoform X1, producing MPLWGLLLVLWGSYTFSLPADTAAFRRIFLKKMPSVWESLKERGVDMARLGAEWSQLSKTLSFGNRTSPVVLTNYLDAQYYGEIGIGTPPQTFKVIFDTGSANLWVPSTKCSPLYTACEIHSLYNSLESSSYVENGTEFTIHYGSGKVKGFLSQDLVTVGGITVTQTFGEVTELPLMPFMLAKFDGVLGMGFPAQAVGGVTPVFDHILAQRVLTEDVFSVYYSRDSKNSHLLGGEIVLGGSDPQYYQENFHYVSISKPGSWQIRMKGVSVRSTTLLCEEGCMVVVDTGASYISGPTSSLRLLMEALGAKELSTDEYVVNCNQMPTLPDISFHLGGKAYTLTSADYVLRDPYNSDDLCTLALHGMDIPPPTGPVWVLGATFIRKFYTEFDRRNNRIGFALAR from the exons ATGCCTCTCTGGGGACTCCTGCTGGTGCTCTGGGGCTCCTACACCTTCAGTCTCCCTGCAGACACTGCTGCCTTCAGACG GATCTTCCTCAAGAAGATGCCCTCGGTCTGGGAAAGCCTGAAGGAGCGAGGCGTGGACATGGCCCGGCTGGGTGCTGAGTGGAGCCAGCTCAGCAAGACTCTCTCCTTTGGCAACCGCACCTCCCCTGTGGTCCTCACCAACTACCTGGAC GCCCAGTACTACGGTGAGATCGGCATCGGCACCCCACCACAGACCTTCAAAGTCATCTTTGACACGGGCTCCGCCAACCTCTGGGTGCCTTCCACCAAGTGCAGCCCCCTGTACACAGCCTGTG AGATCCACAGCCTCTACAACTCCCTGGAATCCTCCAGCTATGTGGAGAATGGGACGGAGTTCACCATCCACTACGGATCCGGGAAGGTCAAAGGTTTCCTGAGCCAGGACCTGGTGACT GTGGGTGGGATCACAGTCACACAGACCTTTGGCGAGGTCACGGAGCTGCCCCTGATGCCCTTCATGCTGGCCAAATTTGACGGCGTCCTGGGCATGGGCTTCCCCGCCCAGGCCGTCGGCGGCGTCACCCCTGTCTTTGACCACATCCTCGCCCAGCGGGTGCTGACGGAGGACGTCTTCTCTGTCTACTACAGCAG AGATTCCAA GAATTCCCACTTGCTAGGGGGCGAGATCGTGCTGGGAGGCAGTGACCCCCAGTATTACCAAGAGAACTTCCACTACGTGAGCATCAGCAAGCCTGGCTCCTGGCAGATCAGAATGAAAGG GGTGTCTGTGCGGTCGACCACCTTACTCTGTGAGGAGGGCTGCATGGTCGTAGTGGATACTGGTGCATCTTACATCTCGGGCCCCACCAGCTCCCTGAGACTGCTCATGGAGGCCTTGGGGGCCAAGGAGCTGAGCACGGATGAA tatgtcGTGAACTGTAACCAGATGCCCACACTCCCCGACATCTCCTTCCACCTTGGAGGCAAAGCCTACACACTCACCAGCGCGGACTATGTGTTACGG GACCCCTACAATAGTGATGATCTGTGCACACTGGCCCTGCACGGTATGGACATCCCACCACCCACTGGACCAGTCTGGGTCCTGGGTGCCACCTTCATCCGCAAGTTCTACACGGAGTTTGATCGGCGTAACAATCGCATCGGCTTTGCCCTTGCCCGCTGA